The sequence below is a genomic window from Acetivibrio clariflavus DSM 19732.
CATTTCAGCTATGGCATTTTCCCTGGCCTCCACCAACTCTCCCTCATAGGAATTGGACCTTCCGCCAAAAAAATTTGTCAATCCGGCAGCAAAGTCCTTAATAAAATTTACCCCTGAAACAACTTCCCCAAAAACAATACCTTTGTACTCCATAATTTTTTTACCTTCAATTGAAGGAGTTGTAGTGATAATCATTTTTTATACCTCCATAATTTTTTATTTGACACCTCT
It includes:
- a CDS encoding putative heavy metal-binding protein, which translates into the protein MIITTTPSIEGKKIMEYKGIVFGEVVSGVNFIKDFAAGLTNFFGGRSNSYEGELVEARENAIAEMKKRAERMGANAVVGVDIDYEVLGQGNMLMVIASGTAVVVQ